Proteins from a genomic interval of Amphiura filiformis chromosome 9, Afil_fr2py, whole genome shotgun sequence:
- the LOC140161135 gene encoding putative methyltransferase DDB_G0268948, with protein sequence MATRKQFTEAEHAALYNKYRPKADSKVLDKVINYLKEKKKTLNVAVDVACGSGQGTVGLAPHFKKVIGYDISTAQINEGRRTTKAENVEYDVADAENIPLPDNSVDLVTCSQAAHWFDFGAFFREVDRILTPNGVLAVYSRGDYVLVHQDADVGKELTKIYKECTWKTLAAYWNDPVHATRQNGYVDLDIPYPDFERVTMECQLDLTLTRLAGFISSFTAYQRFHRENPNDDIFTPLHARFLQALNVQTLPEETIVTTSCPISMMIGRKPDTNL encoded by the exons ATGGCTACTCGCAAGCAATTTACGGAGGCGGAGCATGCGGCTCTTTACAACAAATACAGGCCGAAAGCAGATTCGAAGGTACTTGACAAAGTCATCAACTACCTCAAAGAAAAG AAAAAGACACTGAACGTGGCCGTTGATGTCGCTTGCGGATCGGGACAGGGCACTGTTGGTCTGGCGCCGCACTTCAAGAAAGTTATAGGCTATGACATCAGCACGGCGCAAATCAACGAGGGAAGACGCACAACTAAGGCGGAAAATGTTGAATATGA TGTTGCAGATGCAGAGAATATCCCTCTGCCTGACAATTCAGTAGATCTAGTCACCTGCTCACAAGCAGCTCATTGGTTCGACTTTGGTGCATTTTTCCGTGAGGTTGATCGCATCCTGACACCAAATGGTGTATTAGCTGTCTACTCCCGTGGTGATTACGTACTAGTACATCAAGATGCTGATGTAGGCAAGGAACTCACAAAGATTTATAAGGAG TGCACATGGAAGACATTAGCTGCCTATTGGAATGACCCAGTCCATGCCACCAGACAGAATGGATATGTAGATCTTGATATACCATATCCAGACTTTGAAAG AGTGACGATGGAGTGCCAGCTGGACCTGACTCTAACACGATTGGCAGGATTTATCAGTAGCTTTACTGCCTATCAACGTTTTCATAGAGAGAACCCCAATGATGATATATTCACTCCCTTACATGCTAG GTTCCTGCAAGCATTGAATGTTCAAACTTTACCCGAGGAGACTATAGTGACAACAAGCTGCCCTATATCTATGATGATTGGACGCAAACCTGACACCAATTTATAA